TGCACGTGTGCATGTAAAAAGTATATGTCTAAACAATACTTTATTAATGGAATTGTTGTGAATATTCAAGTGTATGTATGTCGATATTTTCTttctcatataaatatatattatcatttcatcacTGTCCTAAAATTTATTACTGTAGGGAGTCCCACAATAACTTTGATTTTGATGGCCTCGATCCTTTATCATGCATAACATAAGATTATTTGCTGCTCTCTTTTGTTTCACATCACAGCCAGCAGACTTATTTTATGTTGCACCACAACTTTTATCAGCAATCAATTTCTTTTTGTAAAAGAATTGGTTGGTTTGAATTTGATGATGCCCTCAAAGTTTACCATAGTTTCAAGATGAAGACCAAAAAAATGTGGTATCCTATGGTGGTGTCTTGCATTTGACTATTTGAGACTAACACaagaaaggatttttttttttgacttaaACAAATTTTgtcacaatttataattatttatttttttatcattataatattaaGGAGACATGCGAGATAGTTTGAATTCGTATAGTTTAAGTatcaaatgaatgttttaatcACTGTTTTAGACAGCAGGCAGTGAGTATATCATTTTACCTATCTTCATTGAATCACTGATCTTTAGCTTTTGGTAGTACTTCCAGATTCCTTTGCTTCAATTAGCAATCTTTGTGATATTTGACTACTTTGTTACCCAACATCAAATCAGCCCCCCAAAAAGAGAGCAAAAGAAAGACAAACAGTGTTCACTGTACAGTGATCGGTATTAGATTAGACCCCCTTTGGGCCAAGTTTCGttctttttcaagtttttcttctaaaaagagttCATGTTGCCTCCTTTTGTTACGCATTACATGAAGCTCCAGTTTCTCACTTCTTTCTCCCTTCTGTTTTAGTTAACGGTGTTTGCATGAAGTTGGTGATGGCTGATCAAGGTGGTGACAATATTGTGACGAGGGAATACAGGAAAGGGAACTGGACCGTCAACGAAACATTGGTATTgattgaggcaaagaagatggatGATGAGAGAAGAATGAAGAGAAGTGGAGACATTGAAGGGAGGGGCAAACCAACAGAGCTGAGATGGAAATGGGTGGAAGATTATTGTTGGAGGAAAGGGTGTTTGAGGAGCCAAAACCAGTGCAATGACAAGTGGGATAATCTCATGAGGGACTACAAGAAAGTGAGAGAGTACCAAAGGAGAACAGCTGAGAGAGGGGAAGGGACTCACAGCAATGAAGGTTCTTCTTATTGGGAGATGGagaagaatgaaagaaaagtaaagaatttGCCAAGTAACATGTTGCGCCTGATATATGAGCGTTTGGAGGAGGTGGTGGACAAGAAAGGAGATAAAACTGCGGTAGCTGCTGGTGGCTCAGGTCTCATTCCCAACATACCTTATGTTATGGATAGACCAATTACCAGTGTAGAAACTTCATTACCTCCTCTATTGCAACATCAGTTATTAGCTCCTATTCCAGCTGCAATTCCATTAACTCTACCAGCACCGCCACATCTGCCGCCGCCACCAATAGCTGCTGCTGCACCACTGGTACAACCACCTCCCCTTTCATATGCTCAGCCGTTGCCCACAGTAGgtactctctttctctctctctcttattgCCACTACATTAAGGGTTGCTTTGAATTTGCTACATAGTAAGCTCGAGGGATTTATGCACTTGCTAAAATTTTGATATTCCATGTTAGAGACTAGTGTTTATGATGTATTGATGATGCACTGATTAAATATGCGTTTTGATATCATCCATTTTTGTGCTTCAATGTTCTTGGAAGGGGTTGAGAGTTAGCAGATTTCGTCACAAAAATTGATATATAGCCTTCGTGCATGTGTCGTATATTTTCAGATGGTATTGATTGATTTCATTCCATATCTTTCTCTTTTTAATGGTTTGGAGATGTGTGATAGCTCAGATTCTGATACAAGTGAGTATTCAGACTCGCCACCAAAGAGAAGGAAGAGAGGAACTGGTAATGGGGAAGGCAGCAGTGGGGGCACAGCAAGTGCAAACAACTCAAACGAAGTGGGCACTGCAATCTCTAAAAGTGCTTCCATTATAGTAGAAGCCATCCAGGCCAGTGAGGAGAGAGAGGAGAGAAGACATAGGGATCTTGTTAGTTTGCATGAGAGGAGACTAAAGATGGAGGAATCCAAGACAGAGATGGACAAAAGAGGGCTTGATGGCCTGGTTGATGCCATTAACAAGCTTGCTAATTCCATCCTTGCTTTAGCTACCCACATGAAACAGTCAGCTCCCAAGTGAAGTGGGTATATATCCtcttcttgatttaaaaaaaaaaaaaaggaaaatactaCCCATTAATATCCAAGAGGACTGAGGGAGaggttaattaattaatcacattAATCGGTGGTTGTTTATACTAATCGTGACCTATATTTTATGTTGCACTCACTCTGATTGGTCATTCTAATTAGCCTTAAAAATTATCTTTATCTTATGTCATTTCAAGTGTTTAAACTTTCATAGTTTATGTTTAAACACAAACTAGGGTTGGTTGGTTGTAAACTAGTAATACTACCAAAAGTGAAATATAAGCAACATTGTCTCTGGGTTTATATCTTCAAGGAAATTATACTGTATACATACACTGATACACAGCTGTAGAGAGAAAAAATGATTGTATTCTTCATCCAATATATCCGTAAGTATTTCGTAAGTGCTTGACATTTAGATTGTCATACAACCTTTATTTTTTCCTTTGAAAAAAAATGCCAAGGGGAGATTCATGACAGATATGGGTAGAAATGCACTACTCTCCCTTGCTTAATGAACTCTCTCAAGCAAAGCAAATGCTTTCAGAGTTCACATAATTTGTGAAAGAGGGGTAGGAGTGTGAGTCACACATGCCACGGAGGGGGAGTGTGGGAGGAGCTGCTCATGTGTATCATTAATGAGGTAGAAAATGTGAGAGAAATGTGTAGCAGTGAGCATTACTTTTCTGGTACTAGTCAAAGGCGACCGGTCAATGGATGTCTGAGAGACCCGAGAGGGATGTCAGGTATTGATAGATTTACAGAAATGCCATAATGGGGGCCATTATTGGAGCTAGTCTCGTATTCTCTTGAGAAGGCTGTGGCAAAAGTTGGGcctttctttcttccttcctttctctttattttccaCTGAGAGTGAGAATTCAGAAATGGAAGGAAGTGGGCACTGTTGGCTAATTTGGTAGGCTTGCTTGCAATCTTCTGACAAAAGCGTGTGTGCCTACTAAAGTTTGCCTTTTCTCCTTCATACAGATACAGTGTTATGATAGAGAGAGCCTGCTCGGATACATGTACACATAAATGTATGTACACTGCAAATTAATGGCTATTATTTCTCagcttttctttcctttttcctgtGTTATCATCACTCAAATTACTAAAGTTTCCCCCTTTCTTACACTTTACTGTTTCACAATTTCTCTGGTTCTTTTGGTAGAACGTTACTGCTGCTACATTAGTTCACTTGTTAAACTTAACCTGACCTTAGATGAATCATACCCACTACTCAGTCTTTAAAGAAAGAAACATTTAACAGGTCTtgagtttgtatttttatataaattctcTTTGTATTTACCCTCTTTTTACCCaagaaacaatatatatatatatgttgaggTTGATATTCAGAATTCAAAGTTAAAGGGGTAGTTGGGGTTGCCGACTTAGCAAACCCCAGTATGTAATAGTGGTTGCACAGTGGACATTTGATTAAAAAAGAGTTGTTATAGATAGTTGAGAATTGAAAAGCAATTAGTTGGCAGTGGCAGGGGAGGAGGACCCCATTCATGCCCACAACATGAATTCCAATTGTTAAAGAGTTTCCCTTATCATCtaccaaaaaaatttaataccagAACCATACAggaatctttaaaaataaaaataaaaaagaaaccaAATCTGCTTGCTTCTTCTTTGATCTgaaaccaaaaaattaaaaataaaagctttGGTTCTGATCTGACAGATAGAATAAGATTTCTTGTCTTAAGATAAAGTCAAAAAGTCTTTCTATTTAGACCCTCTAGATTTATGCACCGATTTATTCAATCAAATTacaatatcaaatatatatatataataatactattaaaataattttttttaatttttattatatattaaatcgaaatttatataaaatttcaactTCGGTGTACCAGCAATCCTTGAAAATTTAGTTTCTTGGTAATGAGATTAAAGCCCAAACAAGCCTAGAAGTTCCAAAACTGGATTCACAGAGCTCAATCTTGTTAGGAGTCCATTCAGTAATGGATCCTAATCGTGGGCTTTTAaagtttcaattattatttttttatataaaatttcaatgttttaatatgtaatttgatatataaaattttgattcaattatatacatttaaaaatgaatacataaatttatttttatattaaattaatataattattttttatgcaatatattaacataaaatagtattaaatcgataattttatttatagtttgtaaaaattaaatcaaactaaaattccaaatatataaaaataaacaaaaataaaattaatatacaaCATTAcacaatataattttaatatttatctctaTGTCTAAAGCTATATACCAATGAAATACTTTAAACAAATATTGTAAGATAAACTAACATATTATTAGTTAAGATTATCATCGTATATATTAATAGAGTTCAGTATTCGATTGAGTCGAGTTGAATCAAGTCAAAAAATATTGAGTTAGTTGAGTTGACGAATcttattttagcaaccgaactcaatttgaaattttttcaaatcgaatcgaatctaatcgagtcaaaaaatttggAGTCAAGTCAAGTCAAGTTAATAagtcctattatttatacttaatattGTATTTACATGTATCggttatttaactagtagacgaagtataAGATTATATAACTACATATACAATATAATAGTTTTGCCTTTTTAATTTAAGagataaaaatttatcaaaacgacataattttaccatttaacctaatgattttaattttaattttgcaaatatttattaaaaatatataattttatttttttatttaaattttaaaacaatttaaattgtataatttatatttaaattaaatcaaaaaatttaatttttttatttgagtaaatctgaataactcaattaactcagaactatttaatccaaaatttaaattttttatctatttttatcctgagtttaattaaaaaactattaatacggaaatgaaagaaaaaaatgccAAAAGGTGTGTTGTTGGGTTAAGCACTCTTTAAAAAAAAGGCAGgtgaaggaaaaataaaaaggaaatctAAGAGGGAAGATAAATTAAAATTGCAATCAATTTCGAGTTTGGTAATCGGGATCAGGGTGTC
The sequence above is drawn from the Gossypium hirsutum isolate 1008001.06 chromosome A05, Gossypium_hirsutum_v2.1, whole genome shotgun sequence genome and encodes:
- the LOC107958323 gene encoding trihelix transcription factor ASR3 isoform X3, translating into MKLVMADQGGDNIVTREYRKGNWTVNETLVLIEAKKMDDERRMKRSGDIEGRGKPTELRWKWVEDYCWRKGCLRSQNQCNDKWDNLMRDYKKVREYQRRTAERGEGTHSNEGSSYWEMEKNERKVKNLPSNMLRLIYERLEEVVDKKGDKTAVAAGGSGLIPNIPYVMDRPITSVETSLPPLLQHQLLAPIPAAIPLTLPAPPHLPPPPIAAAAPLVQPPPLSYAQPLPTILIQVSIQTRHQREGREELVMGKAAVGAQQVQTTQTKWALQSLKVLPL
- the LOC107958323 gene encoding trihelix transcription factor ASR3 isoform X2, whose amino-acid sequence is MKLVMADQGGDNIVTREYRKGNWTVNETLVLIEAKKMDDERRMKRSGDIEGRGKPTELRWKWVEDYCWRKGCLRSQNQCNDKWDNLMRDYKKVREYQRRTAERGEGTHSNEGSSYWEMEKNERKVKNLPSNMLRLIYERLEEVVDKKGDKTAVAAGGSGLIPNIPYVMDRPITSVETSLPPLLQHQLLAPIPAAIPLTLPAPPHLPPPPIAAAAPLVQPPPLSYAQPLPTVAQILIQVSIQTRHQREGREELVMGKAAVGAQQVQTTQTKWALQSLKVLPL
- the LOC107958323 gene encoding trihelix transcription factor ASR3 isoform X1, coding for MKLVMADQGGDNIVTREYRKGNWTVNETLVLIEAKKMDDERRMKRSGDIEGRGKPTELRWKWVEDYCWRKGCLRSQNQCNDKWDNLMRDYKKVREYQRRTAERGEGTHSNEGSSYWEMEKNERKVKNLPSNMLRLIYERLEEVVDKKGDKTAVAAGGSGLIPNIPYVMDRPITSVETSLPPLLQHQLLAPIPAAIPLTLPAPPHLPPPPIAAAAPLVQPPPLSYAQPLPTVDSDTSEYSDSPPKRRKRGTGNGEGSSGGTASANNSNEVGTAISKSASIIVEAIQASEEREERRHRDLVSLHERRLKMEESKTEMDKRGLDGLVDAINKLANSILALATHMKQSAPK